The following coding sequences are from one Aethina tumida isolate Nest 87 chromosome 2, icAetTumi1.1, whole genome shotgun sequence window:
- the LOC109602250 gene encoding serine-rich adhesin for platelets, translating into MPTDICRWLFLLISLSTWITFTNTKDIRVVCYYTNWSVYRPGTAKFGPQNINPYLCTHLIYAFGGFTKENTLKPFDKYQDIEKGGYAKFTGLKTYNKNLKTLLAIGGWNEGSSRFSPMVASSERRKELVKNTVKFLRQNHFDGLDLDWEYPTFRDGGKSRDRENYAQLVKELREEFERESEKTGRTRLLLTMAVPAGIEYINKGYDVPKLTKYLDWMNILSYDYHSAFEPAVNHHAPLYGLEEDSEYNYDADLNIDHTIKHYLELGADSNKLVLGIPTYGRSYTLYNPDANELGAPADGPGDMGEATRENGYLAYYEICNYIKSEDWEVVQPDEDAMGPYAFKGNQWVGYDDEKISRKKAEYVAKNNLGGIMFWAIDNDDFRGNCHGKPYPLIEAAKEALLNAYGITDDNLIAPTSKPIKQKTRTRTKVSSKDESDNQVSTSGGSRRRNRVKPKEPEAPRETNRSRQKSRRKQHKNTEETTSTYSSLKVVTPSYTTPAPPSTPDQGGAFKCEDEGFFPHPKDCKKYFWCLSGAGDSGIVAHQFTCPAGLYFNKAADSCDYTQNVLCNKKLSRTTAAEPTKTTDSSTTSKSTLTSLFSTTRAPPKITAATSRTTFTFKTTEASVEEDEYEEYDDDEDYEEDRKIDSEDPKVIKELIDLIKKAGGIEELEKRLRGDTQSSTGTNESTTQSAISKSLVARVLGQNGRNKITKANTFSFTNKNSRGSQTDGLSKTSDSKSTSSKTERGRPQYTTISRFRTTVNKENEEGDSEDDENVKDKPDDTVKSIRNFKKNSTPEYVNIRRAKVSTTTEENDRNKILGEDENEPDDDDDDDNDGYDTNKKSTPQYVNIRRQHTSTTEESVTSKYKEIRRGSVNKQVDETDESTSKYKSIRREPSQSVKETEEDNNNSKYKSIRRGSSQTVKEVAEEENNSRYKTTTPGTAFTEENNLTSLRYKTLQRGTTTSSGISDEPKDKLIRGSTTPSEDNEASSKYKLVQRGTTTPATIEGTEISSKYNFVRRGSTTLSAKEDDAILQRRRGTTTQSTISADRENEINLKIGVDSTTVSSNDNDNDITEITTRLLPQVSSTSLPSSPESQNGVELSTASPSDLTYTTSTNLEEEPTTVLEGITDNTTGPILTTKLIAIETPTETILSSTETTTETISSSTIPRRTPPTLLEPRPFSIRGSTSTTSKSKTESSTETSKVSESNFKLRLRTKPSFAQNGIGRNDNSLTTTESSINSSKFKRRGYSRFNIESGKANVNVEENEDNEFEEPDVNSQVRSRKRFSTTEKNINEELAEQRTYRPAELADLSSLTAIDLSVLKGFKSQNGFKRGRGRGRVQTTIETSTPPEKEKEEEEILKTSSRTLPLARKFIQNTTFGKGKRIISTKAAGNDDEADSNVKLNATRPRLRGVSQSIENTPSTPSNIKTRKVIRRFRSTTVNSLDVDNENDFKIKEFSSLETSSKSAFVGFKRNEASDLFPKNSIKDILNKRPIRLPSIKNTADDNDDSDDISTEEEENIKLSESNIRENSDVNSLSAKEFRKLGIYKSKVQGKSDIVEKTSNVDSNLDEIVSTTTTTTTTTTEDTSSDITLGTSTTTVKPSEPPIIIRTRKIIRKLRPTQPTLLLETTTQHFNVSERSPISNTTTNIKRKIIRRLRPTTTTTTPSITTGSENKKRKFILRGRPTTEEPTVVEVSTNLNAEKETDTLIRFKPNSRFNRPAQTRNNLPTVTSTTPSYKYVTQLTEEKGDGLIPSLRSTTSTPEDDDDEYEDDDDDEEEEELRTDNRSGTHPVTTERTSSIRPVPSPNSLLSKTKLNALLTGVSKTPSSVSEKEVTSEVSTSLVDTKSRSENEEDDDEYEDDEEYDDDEDDDKENGDEKKTTPLAPLVETSTLRNTLLHRQGERPSFVANKLNLNAKTDKNKEIVKPSTRDYRTKPRPSFKRTETTSTTESLPLFTKAKYKFYTRSTTLSSVSTEPSTQSTVKSTTTQENQNVENIENTTVNTDNLQESNNTTDLDNVTTTENIQDSEKSTTTVESTEISTETNINDITTSSSIISENITDGTTLNPTTTTIDSISEITDSTTKETELQSLLENGTNTNLEENITTEEINVLHEITTVQVEVQDTTEDSTESIITTESVVDTESTLNTTSETTTQSTTPYIPKSTLRPINSRPKFNVPKRTSLNKSTLETTTKRQNRFSLRNKSRLSSETDTLTVNKVPSIKARPSSTTAIPINKFIYKYSTTAKPRYTHKEEVSDDDGGDDDEDEDEEYDDEEEEDDEDEEKVEVKNNKVSSPKPFTFNRPTTPKIINSPVTAKKVQNVPFGKPSNKTTKVVNKPRVVFQKTTTAPVTESLIDIDTEAIKNRNKNLFSKKRTMNTPFVGPSSTPTLSEVMNSTEEFVTLAPQITEPITKPSVSETTEPLTTLHHIFAEAEDDINQTTTESSNKSVESSKVEKLIEVNRIIKVYAKEAKLKNHTLQEQTKVEKVPVVDKIGAINRVTVIKIVDGNNVTQTIEENSFDNEINSKLPNTTDSLLPNVEEVTTVANNDNSKQPVTINIRGTYIIPELAIVKEISANDTLLTDSIPSNHRQDRKYELYGESKVHDYKSKNSFPNEIIKPGLAEIIDGNSQVNIITPRPILSTEASTISLERLFLTDTPRNIDNIHGNLIQVNTNEELLETQNSRFVNVRILEQGGARTNKGLRDDSPLLPIRVLKQDVEEVTMKAHVVEVSPRDNKDTIKIVPIKVEMSRKLANEDKVQKTNVPFVTNVESGVPKVNIKLITP; encoded by the exons gtggATACGCAAAATTCACAGGTTTGAAAacttacaacaaaaatttaaaaaccctCTTGGCCATTGGTGGATGGAATGAGGGGTCTTCAAGGTTTTCACCCATGGTAGCAAGTTCCGAAAGAAGGAAGGAACTAGttaaaaatacagtaaaatttttacgACAAAACCACTTCGATGGTCTCGATCTCGATTGGGAGTACCCCACGTTTAGAGATGGGGGCAAATCTCGCGACAGGGAAAACTATGCCCAATTAGTCAAA GAATTACGAGAAGAATTTGAACGTGAGTCAGAAAAAACTGGAAGGACCAGACTGCTTTTGACCATGGCTGTTCCAGCTGGTATTGAATACATAAACAAAGGTTATGACGTTCCCAAGTTAACAAA gtaTTTAGATTGGATGAACATTTTAAGTTATGACTATCATTCAGCATTCGAACCAGCAGTGAATCATCATGCACCTTTATATGGTCTGGAAGAAGATTCGGAGTATAATTATGATGCAGATTTAAACATT GATCACACCATAAAACACTACTTGGAGTTGGGAGCTGACTCAAACAAACTCGTATTGGGAATACCCACATATGGAAGATCTTATACTTTGTACAATCCAGATGCCAACGAACTCGGTGCTCCCGCCGATGGCCCCGGAGATATGGGTGAAGCCACCAGAGAAAACGGCTACTTGGCTTATTATGAA ATTTGCAACTACATTAAATCTGAAGACTGGGAAGTGGTACAACCCGACGAAGACGCCATGGGCCCCTACGCCTTCAAAGGCAATCAGTGGGTCGGCTACGATGACGAAAAAATTAGTCGCAAAAAAGCTGAGTACGTTGCCAAGAACAATTTGGGAGGAATCATGTTCTGGGCAATTGATAACGACGACTTCAGAGGCAACTGTCACGGCAAGCCGTATCCTTTAATCGAAGCAGCCAAAGAGGCCCTCCTCAACGCCTACGG AATCACCGACGACAATCTCATTGCACCAACTTCAAAACCCATTAAACAGAAAACTAGAACGAGGACGAAGGTGTCAAGTAAAGATGAAAGTGACAATCAAGTATCAACTTCGGGTGGTAGCCGCAGGAGAAACAG agtgAAACCAAAAGAACCAGAGGCTCCAAGGGAAACGAATAGAAGCAGACAAAAGTCAAGGAGGAAACAACACAAAAATACCGAAGAAACAACATCAACTTACAGTAGCTTGAAAGTGGTGACACCCAGTTATACCACACCCGCTCCACCTTCAACTCCAGACCAGGGCGGTG CATTCAAATGCGAAGATGAAGGCTTCTTCCCACATCCCAAAGACTGTAAAAAGTATTTCTGGTGTCTGAGTGGTGCGGGTGATTCGGGCATTGTGGCTCATCAATTTACATGTCCAGCAG gtttatatttcaataaagcaGCAGACTCATGTGATTACACTCAAAATGTCCtgtgtaacaaaaaattatcgcGCACAACAGCAGCAGAACCAACGAAAACAACCGATTCGTCAACAACATCAAAATCAACGTTGACTAGCTTATTCTCAACAACAAGAGCTCCTCCTAAAATAACCGCTGCCACAAGTCGAACAACGTTTACGTTCAAAACTACAGAAGCTTCCGTTGAAGAA GATGAATATGAAGAATACGATGATGACGAGGACTATGAAGAGGATAGGAAAATTGATTCTGAAGACCCGAAAGTCATCAAggaattgattgatttaattaaaaaagcag GAGGAATCGAGGAATTAGAAAAGCGACTCCGGGGAGACACCCAAAGCAGTACTGGAACCAATGAGTCAACAACTCAGTCAGCAATTAGTAAAAGTCTAGTAGCCAGAGTTTTAGGACAAAATGGCAGAAACAAGATCACAAAAGCTAATAC GTTTTCATTTACCAATAAAAACAGTAGGGGCTCACAAACTGATGGACTTTCCAAAACAAGTGACAGCAAATCAACCAGTTCCAAAACAGAACGTGGTAGACCCCAATACACAACAATATCCAGATTTAG AACAACAGTTAATAAGGAGAATGAAGAAGGTGACTCAGAAGATGATGAAAATGTTAAGGATAAACCAGATGATACGGTGAAATCCATACGCAACTTTAAGAAGAACAGTACTCCTGAATACGTAAATATAAGGAGAGCCAAAGTTAGCACCACAACTGAAGAGAATGATag aaataaaatacttgGGGAAGATGAAAATGAAcctgatgatgatgatgacgaCGACAATGATGGTTATGACACTAATAAAAAGTCTACCCCTCAGTACGTAAATATTAGAAGGCAGCACACTTCGACGACTGAGGAGTCAGTTACctcaaa atacaaAGAAATAAGAAGAGGTTCAGTAAATAAACAGGTGGATGAAACTGATGAGTCTACATCAAAGTATAAGTCTATTAGGCGAGAACCCTCCCAATCAGTAAAAGAAACTGAAGAGGAtaacaataattcaaa gtacaAATCTATTAGACGGGGATCATCTCAAACTGTCAAAGAAGTTGCTGAAGAAGAAAATAACTCAAG atataaaACTACCACACCTGGTACTGCTTTTACCGAAGAAAATAACTTAACCAGCTTGag ataTAAGACTTTACAACGGGGTACAACTACTTCATCTGGAATCAGTGATGAaccaaa AGACAAACTTATTCGTGGATCAACCACTCCTAGTGAAGACAATGAAGcttcttcaaaatataaacttgTTCAAAGAGGCACCACTACCCCAGCAACCATTGAAGGAACTGAAATATCTTCAAA ATATAACTTCGTTAGACGAGGATCAACAACTCTTTCAGCTAAGGAAGACGATGCTATTTTGCAAAGAAGACGTGGTACCACAACACAATCAACCATATCTGCAGACAGGGAGAACGAAATCAATTTAAA aATCGGAGTAGATAGTACTACCGTGTCATCTAATGACAATGATAATGATATTACGGAAATAACTACAAG ATTACTTCCACAAGTATCTTCAACAAGTTTGCCAAGCAGCCCAGAATCTCAAAATGG GGTTGAACTATCCACAGCATCACCAAGCGATTTAACCTACACCACATCAACCAATTTAGAAGAGGAACCCACCACCGTATTAGAAGGGATTACAGACAATACAACGGGTCCAATTTTAACGACAAAACTTATCGCAATTGAAACACCCACAGAAACTATTTTAAGCTCCACAGAAACCACAACGGAAACGATTTCTTCGTCTACAATTCCAAGACGAACTCCACCTACTCTTTTAGAACCTCGACCTTTCTCTATTAGAGGATCTACTTCGACAACAAGTAAATCAAAAACTGAGTCATCAACAGAAACGTCAAAGGTGAgtgaatcaaatttcaaactaCGATTAAGGACAAAACCATCCTTCGCACAAAACGGTATTGGCAGGAATGATAATAGCTTAACGACTACTGAGAGTTCAATAAAtagttctaaatttaaaagacgGGGTTATTCGCGATTTAACATTGAAAGTGGTAAGGCAAACGTTAATGTTGAGGAGAATGAAGACAATGAATTCGAAGAACCTGATGTTAATTCTCAAGTAAGGTCCCGAAAAAGATTTTCAACCAcggagaaaaatattaatgaggaATTGGCCGAACAAAGGACTTACAGACCAGCTGAACTGGCTGACTTGTCCTCTTTAACCGCCATCGACTTGTCAGTACTTAAAGGATTTAAAAGTCAGAATGGATTCAAACGAGGACGTGGAAGGGGTAGAGTACAAACCACAATAGAGACTTCAACGCCACctgaaaaggaaaaggaagaggaagaaattttaaaaactagttCCAGGACATTACCTCTGGCAAGAAAATTCATACAAAACACAACATTTGGTAAGGGTAAAAGAATTATTTCCACAAAAGCAGCTGGCAATGATGATGAGGCTGATTCAAATGTGAAACTGAACGCAACCAGACCTCGTCTCCGAGGAGTAAGTCAGAGTATTGAAAACACTCCTTCCACACCATCAAATATCAAAACGAGGAAAGTCATCAGAAGATTTAGATCCACAACGGTGAATTCTTTGGACGTTGACAACGAGaatgatttcaaaattaaagagtTCTCATCATTAGAAACGTCGAGTAAATCTGCATTTGTAGGATTTAAGCGTAACGAGGCTTCTGATCTATTCCCAAAAAATTCAATCAAGGATATCTTAAATAAGAGGCCCATTAGATTACcttccattaaaaatacagCGGATGATAATGACGATTCAGATGACATAAGCACTGAAGAGGAAGAAAACATTAAGTTATCCGAATCCAATATAAGAGAAAACAGTGACGTAAACAGTCTATCTGCCAAAGAATTTAGGAAATTGGGCATTTACAAAAGTAAAGTGCAAGGTAAATCTGACATAGTTGAAAAGACCAGTAATGTAGACTCGAATCTAGATGAAATAGTAtcgacaacaacaacaacaacaacaacaacaactgaAGATACTTCAAGTGATATTACTCTAGGTACTAGTACCACAACAGTGAAGCCTTCAGAACCGCCCATTATAATACGCACTAGAAAAATTATCAGGAAATTAAGACCAACCCAACCCACATTATTGTTGGAAACAACCACCCAACATTTTAATGTCTCTGAACGTTCCCCCATTTCAAATACAACGaccaatataaaaagaaaaattattcgaAGACTTAGACCAACTACAACCACTACAACACCATCAATTACTACAGGCAGTGAAAACAAAAAACGCAAATTTATCTTAAGAGGCAGACCTACCACTGAAGAACCTACAGTTGTGGAGGTTTCAACGAATTTGAATGCTGAAAAAGAAACGGACACTTTAATCCGATTTAAACCAAATTCACGCTTTAATAGGCCAGCCCAAACCAGAAACAATTTGCCAACTGTAACATCTACTACACCAAGTTACAAATACGTAACTCAATTAACTGAAGAGAAAGGTGACGGTTTGATACCATCTTTACGTTCAACCACATCTACCCCCGAAGATGACGATGATGAATATGaggatgatgatgatgatgaggaGGAAGAAGAGTTAAGAACTGATAATCGAAGTGGAACACACCCAGTTACAACTGAAAGAACATCCTCAATAAGACCTGTTCCTTCCCCTAACAGTTTACTTtccaaaactaaattaaatgcttTACTAACTGGAGTATCAAAAACTCCCAGTTCAGTTTCGGAGAAGGAAGTTACTAGTGAAGTAAGTACATCGTTAGTTGACACTAAATCACGTAGCGAAAATGAAGAAGATGATGACGAATACGAAGATGATGAAGAATATGATGATGATGAAGATGATGATAAAGAGAACGGTGACGAGAAGAAAACTACTCCTTTAGCTCCATTAGTGGAAACATCTACCTTAAGGAATACCTTGCTTCATAGACAAGGAGAAAGACCTTCATTTGTagccaataaattaaatttaaatgcaaaaactgataaaaataaagagatTGTGAAACCAAGCACTCGGGATTATAGAACTAAACCGAGGCCTTCATTTAAAAGAACCGAAACAACATCTACAACTGAAAGTCTACCGTTGTTTACAAAGGCTAAATACAAGTTTTACACAAGATCTACCACGTTGTCTAGCGTTTCCACTGAACCTTCTACACAAAGTACTGTAAAAAGTACTACTACACAAGAAAACCAGAATGTGGAAAACATAGAAAACACCACTGTAAATACAGATAACTTACAAGAAAGTAACAACACCACTGATTTAGATAATGTCACAACTACTGAAAATATACAAGACTCTGAAAAATCAACTACAACTGTTGAAAGTACTGAAATAAGTactgaaacaaatataaatgatataacAACAAGTAGTAGCatcatatctgaaaatattacaGATGGTACTACACTCAATCCAACTACAACTACGATAGACTCTATATCAGAGATTACTGATAGTACAACAAAAGAAACTGAATTACAGTCCTTATTAGAAAATGGTACCAATactaatttagaagaaaacatTACTACAgaagaaattaatgttttacatgAAATAACGACGGTCCAAGTAGAAGTCCAAGATACTACAGAAGATTCTACTGAATCAATTATAACAACTGAGTCAGTAGTGGATACTGAGTctactttaaatactacaaGTGAAACTACGACTCAGTCCACTACACCTTACATACCTAAAAGTACTTTGAGACCAATCAACTCTCGTCCTAAATTCAATGTACCAAAAAGAACATCACTTAACAAATCTACACTAGAAACAACTACAAAGCGACAAAATAGATTtagtttaagaaataaatcaagATTGTCTTCTGAGACTGACACATTAACTGTAAATAAAGTACCTTCCATAAAAGCAAGACCAAGTTCGACTACAGCTAtacctataaataaatttatttataagtacaGTACTACTGCTAAACCTAGATATACACATAAGGAAGAGGTATCTGATGATGATGGTGGTGATGATGATGAGGATGAAGATGAGGAGTATGATGATGAGGAAGAAGAAGACGATGAAGATGAAGAGAAAgtagaagtaaaaaataataaagtaagttCACCAAAaccatttacatttaatagacCAACCACgccgaaaattataaatagtccTGTGACTGCCAAAAAAGTGCAAAATGTTCCATTTGGAAAACCCTCAAATAAAACCACAAAAGTTGTTAACAAGCCACGAGTTGTGTTCCAAAAAACCACAACGGCCCCAGTGACTGAAAGtttaattgatattgataCAGAGGCCATTAAAAATAGGAACAAAAACCTGTTTTCCAAAAAGAGAACAATGAACACGCCTTTTGTTGGTCCATCTTCCACACCTACACTTAGCGAAGTAATGAATTCTACTGAGGAATTCGTAACTTTGGCTCCTCAAATAACTGAACCAATTACCAAGCCGTCTGTATCCGAAACTACTGAACCATTAACGACTTTGCATCACATTTTTGCGGAAGCTGAAGACGATATTAACCAAACAACAACTGAATCCTCCAATAAATCAGTTGAATCAAGCAAAGTCGAAAAACTCATAGAAGTAAATCGAATTATTAAAGTGTATGCTAAAGAGGCGAAACTGAAGAACCACACATTACAAGAACAAACAAAGGTAGAAAAAGTACCGGTTGTCGATAAAATTGGTGCCATTAACAGAGTCACCGTTATTAAGATTGTGGATGGGAACAATGTCACTCAGACTATAGAAGAGAATTCTTTTGACAATGAAATCAACTCAAAATTGCCCAACACTACGGATAGCCTATTACCAAATGTTGAAGAGGTTACCACAGTCGCAAACAATGACAATTCGAAACAACCTGTGACAATTAATATTCGCGGTACTTACATCATACCTGAATTGGCTATTGTCAAAGAAATATCGGCAAATGATACTTTATTAACAGATAGCATTCCATCGAATCACAGACAAGACAGGAAATACGAATTATACGGTGAAAGTAAAGTACACGATTATAAGTCAAAAAATTCTTTCCCCAATGAGATAATTAAACCGGGCTTAGCTGAAATTATTGATGGCAACTcccaagtaaatattataacaccCAGGCCAATCTTAAGTACTGAAGCTTCCACAATATCACTGGAACGTCTATTCCTAACTGACACACCCCGTAATATAGACAACATCCACGGAAATCTGATTCAGGTCAATACCAACGAGGAACTATTAGAAACACAGAATTCCAGATTTGTGAACGTAAGGATTTTGGAGCAGGGAGGTGCACGCACCAATAAGGGCTTGCGTGACGACTCTCCTTTGCTACCCATACGTGTCCTCAAGCAGGACGTGGAGGAAGTCACAATGAAAGCTCACGTGGTTGAAGTCTCTCCCCGGGATAATAAAGATACGATCAAAATTGTACCGATAAAAGTTGAAATGTCCCGAAAATTAGCAAACGAAGACAAAGTACAAAAAACTAACGTACCGTTCGTAACCAATGTTGAATCCGGGGTGcccaaagtaaatattaaattaataacaccaTGA
- the LOC126264143 gene encoding mucin-2-like yields FTQHLTKHTYFQTKRPTTRSPFRVGIHRRTRPPPTTTFTQVTTLRPTKPASRKYLQPQTTKALESQDSTTSPPKINSRFRFVSRKPIRTRPTTQSKTSSESTDQTIESSNQQSLEEHVNSGETTELGDIAIALHNVQQAPAPSKTTTTTKRPKAPVRYTSTPVSLQRSTIVLRNRERISTTVAPSTVTTPRYVVKKRRPQAFDKISPSNTNTFKPLSEYDYYDDDVGILGTIPEHSKVLLHSNGVIECLDQGNFPHPVSCKKFISCAKMENGRVLGWEYTCPKNLSFDPIGGICNWSAGLGCHEQ; encoded by the exons TTCACCCAGCATTTAACGAAACACACTTATTTTCAGACAAAAAGGCCCACGACCAGGAGCCCATTCCGCGTTGGAATTCACAGGCGCACAAGGCCTCCGCCGACCACAACATTCACACAGGTAACGACACTGCGACCGACTAAACCTGCCAGCAGAAAATACCTACAGCCGCAAACCACTAAGGCGTTAGAAAGTCAAG acTCCACGACCTCGCCACCAAAGATAAATAGTCGCTTCAGATTCGTGTCGAGAAAACCCATAAGGACTAGACCTACGACCCAAAGCAAAACATCCAGCGAAAGCACCGATCAAACTATAGAATCAAGTAACCAGCAATCACTGGAGGAACACGTGAACAGTGGTGAGACCACAGAACTGGGAGACATTGCGATTGCCCTTCATAATGTACAACAAGCGCCAGCACCaagtaaaacaacaacaacaaccaaGAGACCGAAAGCTCCTGTAAGATATACAAGTACGCCGGTTTCATTGCAGAGAAGCACAA TCGTGTTGAGAAATCGAGAAAGAATATCGACAACTGTGGCACCGTCGACCGTCACCACACCGAGGTACGTTGTGAAGAAACGACGCCCCCAGGCATTTGACAAGATCAGTCCATCGAACACAAACACATTCAAGCCTTTATCTGAATATGACTACTATGATGATGACGTAGGAATATTGGGGACAATACCGGAACACAGCAAAGTACTTCTGCATAGTAACGGAGTAATAGAATGTTTGGACCAAGGGAACTTCCCTCATCCTGTCTCAtgcaaaaaattcatttcttgTGCGAAGATGGAAAATGGTAGGGTGTTAGGCTGGGAATACACGTGCCCGAAGAATTTGAGTTTTGACCCAATTGGTGGTATTTGCAATTGGTCAGCGGGCTTAGGATGTCACGaacaatag
- the LOC109602258 gene encoding probable RNA 3'-terminal phosphate cyclase-like protein, giving the protein MTATVKGNVLIYKGSNFFKQRLILSVLSGKSVKITDIRALDDEPGLQEFEVSLIRLLDKITNGTVVELNETGTSVFFQPGLLHGGTVEHDCSVQRGIGYYLEALYILGLFCKQPLNITLRGVTSNNIDPSVDVMRTSMMQTLKRFVLDDDDLDLKIKKRGMRPLGGGEVVFRCPVRKQVRPIQQLDGGMVKRIRGTAYALRVSPAMANRIVESSKGVLLNFLPDVFITTDQLKGKQSGKSPGFGIHLAAETTNGVIYSSEQVSNIASEGETSVPEDIGVAAAHRLLYEIYLGGVTDSTSQALAIVNMALGPKDVSKIVTGPLTNYTIGLLRHLKEFFGVTFKIEPFEDEEQQTGSGSEKVLLTCVGIGYTNISKRTI; this is encoded by the exons atgACTGCCACAGTTAAAGGAaacgtattaatttataaaggaagtaatttctttaaacaaaGACTTATACTGTCTGTACTTAGTGGGAAATCGGTTAAAATAACGGATATTAGAGCCTTAGATGATGAACCTGGTTTACAAGAATTTGAAGTTAGTTTGATAAGGCTTTTGGACAAAATAACCAATGGTACTGTGGTAGAATTAAACGAAACTGGCACATCAGTGTTTTTTCAACCTGGACTTTTGCATGGCGGTACTGTAGAACATGATTGTTCTGTACAACGAGGAATTG GGTATTACTTAGAAGCACTTTATATTTTGGGGTTGTTTTGTAAACAACCCCTCAACATTACTTTGAGAGGTGTTACAAGCAATAATATTGATCCTTCTGTGGATGTTATGAGAACATCCATGATGCAAACACTCAAAAGATTTGTGTTAGACGACGAcgatttagatttaaaaataaagaaaagag GGATGAGACCTTTAGGAGGTGGTGAAGTAGTATTTAGATGTCCTGTAAGAAAACAAGTCCGTCCTATACAACAATTAGATGGTGGTATGGTTAAACGTATTAGAGGGACAGCTTATGCTTTAAGAGTTTCACCTGCCATGGCCAACAGAATAGTTGAATCTTCTAAAGGCGTGCTGTTAAACTTTTTACCAGATGTTTTCATAACTACAGATCAACTGAAAGGAAAACAGTCTGGTAAAAGTCCTGGTTTTGGAATTCATCTGGCAGCAGAGACTACAAATGGAGTCATTTATTCATCAGAACAA gttTCAAATATAGCATCAGAAGGGGAAACATCTGTACCTGAAGATATTGGTGTGGCTGCTGCACACAGActattatatgaaatatatttaggtGGAGTTACTGATTCAACATCTCAAGCTTTAGCTATAGTTAATATGGCTTTGGGCCCAAAGGATGTATCAAAAATAGTAACAGGACCACTAACTAATTATACAATAGGTTTACTTAGgcatttaaaagaattttttggaGTGACGTTTAAAATAGAACCCTTTGAAGATGAAGAACAGCAAACTGGATCTGGTTCTGAAAAAGTACTTTTAACTTGTGTTGGAATTGGCTATACCAATATTAGcaaaagaacaatttaa
- the LOC109597574 gene encoding tigger transposable element-derived protein 4 yields the protein MSKKRTLKTLSINEKFKLIKEVESGTRKKDVATKFGIPANTVSTILKNKQTIITAIENGAASGTCKRLKKPTYKDVDSEVLEWFKSALIQNLPITGKLIKEKAKDISERLEITNFKASTGWLDNWKRRSGICFETVQLGHGDSDSDDILEEELQQPPSNELVEISLSVLHSYLKHNKNTTDYLYKNLEELETFFEIQSINQDKSCQN from the exons atgtcaaaaaaacGAACGTTAAAGACATTatctattaatgaaaaatttaaactcaTAAAAGAAGTGGAAAGTGGTACAAGGAAAAAAGATGTGGCTACGAAGTTTGGAATTCCAGCAAATACTGTATCTACAAttctaaaaaacaaacaaacaattatcaCTGCAATAGAGAATGGTGCTGCAAGTGGAACATGTAAAAGGCTTAAAAAACCTACATACAAAGATGTGGACAGCGAGGTTTTAGAATGGTTTAAATCAGCTCTGATTCAGAACTTACCTATAACGggaaagttaattaaagaaaaggcCAAAGATATAAGTGAAAGACTGGAAATAACGAATTTTAAGGCTAGCACTGGTTGGCTAGACAATTGGAAGCGAAG ATCAGGCATATGTTTTGAAACTGTACAATTGGGCCATGGTGACTCAGACAGTGATGATATTTTGGAGGAAGAATTGCAGCAACCACCTTCGAATGAATTGGTGGAAATTTCGTTAAGCGTTTTGCATTCCTATTTAaagcataataaaaatacaaccgattatttatataaaaatttagaagaattggAAACTTTTTTTGAAATCCAATCCATCAATCAAGACAAGTCTTGCCAAAATTAA